The Desulfovulcanus ferrireducens genome has a window encoding:
- a CDS encoding RluA family pseudouridine synthase, translating to MPEVQYLLIKPEEAGQKLISFLQRKTRKKIPYSALMRWIRTGQVRIDGKRAKPFGRLRAGQKVRIPPHVSGVESESKILSHQKLDIVYEDEQFLVINKPSGLPVHPGSGHKDSVVLRLRTQFAECHFPPTPVHRLDKDTSGLLLVAKSFSFLRAMQKIWSSKVNKLYLAWVRGVWPYRKWVKLENKLLVRKEVEKQRNKEPASYIAKKVVISSKGKQARSWAFLLRVISGYSLLALRLETGRTHQLRVQLATRNHPIVGDFRYGHHEPYPLLLHAWQLSWPGYDFTSLPKWPQEFKVSAKWVSNPNLFEFKG from the coding sequence GTGCCTGAAGTGCAATACCTGCTTATTAAGCCCGAAGAGGCCGGGCAAAAACTTATTTCTTTTTTGCAGCGCAAAACCAGGAAAAAAATCCCTTATTCAGCCCTAATGCGCTGGATAAGGACCGGCCAAGTCCGAATAGATGGTAAAAGAGCCAAACCTTTTGGGCGTCTGAGAGCAGGTCAAAAGGTGCGCATACCACCTCACGTCTCCGGTGTAGAGTCAGAAAGTAAAATTTTATCTCATCAGAAACTGGATATTGTCTATGAAGATGAACAGTTTCTAGTGATTAATAAACCATCCGGTCTGCCTGTTCATCCTGGCAGTGGGCACAAAGATTCAGTCGTCCTCCGCTTAAGAACTCAGTTTGCGGAATGTCACTTCCCTCCGACTCCTGTCCATCGTCTGGATAAGGATACTTCGGGTTTGCTTCTTGTGGCCAAGTCTTTTTCTTTTTTACGGGCTATGCAAAAAATTTGGTCAAGTAAGGTGAATAAGCTTTACCTGGCTTGGGTTAGAGGGGTTTGGCCTTACAGAAAGTGGGTCAAATTGGAAAATAAGTTACTTGTACGAAAGGAAGTTGAAAAGCAGAGAAATAAAGAACCTGCCAGTTACATAGCCAAAAAAGTGGTGATTTCTTCAAAAGGAAAGCAGGCCAGGAGCTGGGCTTTTTTGCTACGCGTAATTTCAGGCTATAGTTTACTTGCTCTAAGGCTGGAAACGGGTCGTACTCACCAGTTGCGAGTCCAATTGGCCACGAGGAACCATCCCATTGTTGGGGACTTTCGTTATGGTCATCATGAGCCATATCCACTGCTTTTGCATGCCTGGCAGCTATCTTGGCCCGGTTACGACTTTACTTCTTTGCCCAAGTGGCCACAGGAATTTAAAGTGTCGGCAAAGTGGGTTTCAAACCCCAACTTATTTGAGTTTAAAGGCTAA
- a CDS encoding FG-GAP repeat domain-containing protein, which yields MLKRVVLTLLALLAMAFCAFAGQQKTFTVLPFKIFGPQEYQYLSMGTQAMLTTRLTWPEHFTPVDQSKIKSTGVVSPQSKEQARAALQKIGSDYLIFGSITIMGKQCSLDVQVIDRQGNLNPYNVQTTLDELIPSLEKIAREINGQIFKRSEKKQESVANKNIINRMNPELIFNEDAPSQEFYLNPQFRYGGSPNTPGRWRSQALQFSAIGMVVGDADNDGKNEIFVLDDRTVYAYALVNNRLFPLAEYKTPVSYQCLNINLMDLNRDGYQEIIVSAIQDEFVRSFILNFGDKKFSVKAEKIPFFLNVVRTPPEYMPTLIGQRPGRGRLFMPDSVYEVVKMGGEYQLGRHIPVPEKTNVFNFTYLPQGADYKIIVADDGDHLRVYSSTKALQASTDEVYAASSLGLVQDETIPGLGKNKDTDPDFYYIPARLLPINLDKDNRYELLVSRPISVSSQFFSRYRFFPQGEIHCLYWDGIGLNIFWKTRRIKGSIVDYGVYDLNADGHKELVVCVNTHPGMTGFKKRKTIIVSYTLDLATPSGGK from the coding sequence ATGCTTAAACGCGTTGTGTTAACTCTTCTGGCTCTATTGGCCATGGCTTTTTGCGCTTTTGCCGGGCAACAAAAGACCTTTACTGTACTGCCGTTTAAGATTTTTGGTCCTCAGGAATACCAGTATTTGTCCATGGGAACTCAGGCCATGCTAACTACAAGACTTACCTGGCCTGAGCACTTCACTCCTGTTGACCAGTCAAAGATTAAAAGCACCGGAGTTGTTTCTCCACAGTCCAAAGAACAGGCTAGGGCTGCTTTGCAAAAGATTGGTTCGGATTATCTGATCTTTGGCTCCATTACGATTATGGGCAAACAATGCAGCCTGGATGTCCAGGTCATAGACCGGCAAGGAAACCTTAATCCTTATAATGTGCAAACTACCCTGGATGAGCTTATTCCTTCCCTGGAAAAGATTGCCCGGGAAATAAACGGGCAAATTTTTAAACGGTCTGAAAAGAAACAGGAAAGTGTTGCCAATAAAAATATTATCAACCGCATGAACCCGGAACTTATATTTAATGAGGATGCCCCTAGTCAGGAATTTTATCTAAATCCCCAATTCCGGTATGGAGGCTCACCCAATACACCTGGCCGCTGGCGTAGCCAGGCCTTGCAATTTTCTGCTATTGGCATGGTCGTGGGCGATGCAGATAATGACGGCAAGAATGAGATTTTTGTCCTGGATGACCGCACGGTTTACGCCTATGCTCTGGTCAACAACCGCCTTTTCCCTCTTGCCGAGTATAAGACTCCTGTCAGTTATCAATGTTTAAACATCAATCTCATGGATCTAAACCGCGATGGCTACCAGGAAATCATAGTTTCGGCCATTCAGGATGAATTTGTGCGCTCCTTTATCCTCAACTTTGGAGACAAAAAATTCTCTGTAAAAGCAGAGAAGATACCTTTTTTTCTCAATGTTGTCCGTACTCCACCTGAATATATGCCAACCTTGATTGGACAGAGACCAGGCAGAGGACGTCTTTTTATGCCGGACAGCGTTTACGAAGTAGTAAAAATGGGAGGAGAGTATCAATTAGGGCGACACATCCCTGTACCGGAAAAAACAAATGTTTTTAATTTTACTTACCTCCCGCAAGGTGCTGACTATAAAATTATTGTTGCTGACGACGGGGACCATCTGCGGGTTTATTCGTCAACCAAGGCCCTGCAGGCTTCAACCGATGAAGTGTATGCTGCCTCCTCTCTGGGTCTGGTTCAGGACGAAACCATTCCCGGCCTGGGTAAAAACAAAGACACTGACCCCGATTTTTATTACATCCCCGCAAGGCTTCTGCCTATCAACCTGGATAAAGATAATCGCTATGAACTTTTGGTCAGTCGACCTATATCTGTTTCTTCGCAGTTTTTTAGTCGCTACCGCTTTTTCCCCCAAGGTGAAATCCACTGTCTGTACTGGGATGGGATTGGACTCAATATTTTTTGGAAAACCAGGCGCATCAAAGGCTCCATTGTGGACTATGGCGTTTACGATCTAAACGCGGACGGGCACAAAGAACTAGTTGTCTGTGTGAATACCCATCCTGGTATGACTGGTTTTAAGAAGAGAAAAACAATTATTGTCTCTTATACATTGGATTTAGCCACTCCTTCCGGTGGTAAGTAG